The Salvelinus fontinalis isolate EN_2023a chromosome 36, ASM2944872v1, whole genome shotgun sequence genome window below encodes:
- the LOC129835055 gene encoding uncharacterized protein KIAA0232-like produces MRPVSDGPAPVSFSRPHPPVGSLPTSEMSLLHSLGPVQSWLGQELEKCGIDAMIYTRYVLSLLLHDSYDLQDQENDILGWEKGTGKKWGKSKKKGGGTDLSLEEIKKQAAVQCLRSASDENSGIESLVEELCSKLKDIQNKQKEEKPLNKSYGSQSPEQVESSSSKDQVEMYYEAFPPLSEGSVCLQEIMTVWNKAKASAYSGSSSSAAPQTSTDTSSPKDCNSDGEAANERTPEACCTTTNPTSERAQQRRSKKEKENRYHGGATAEDRAAFHSKRQARHRSEGKYRPRSWSSGSSEAGSSSSGNPGDSKISSRKAVRIRHKSKEAGSRSKRGRNRGQVKLALQAIDKEGRRNAGGSSSSTTGGPARQTQLYKKGNRPLKEIRKYPGWGEAKESGAEASNKKEYMEEPLWYTEPITEYFVPFSSRKSKLETKYRSKVDSPDDSTMSANFEGLSERMQGIYIANASFQRAYLAAGTFVDGHFVEVPGDSNEEANDLNGTSSFPPPEDSRDLDDDHLSEFTHFYEVDIYQSILDPSASDSVQESRILSMIRQKSEEQRDFETECCLVLDGLELQGESAIRVGCLDALGDDGFLMQDLENMAQVWGCYSSSSSEDKDGESFAGDSPVQLSPALDGVTFTISTLPGNLEEPHLPEATSEASGLNNSCLSLFELQYDSPTLSFPCDSLTVGQENNTDSSSCLEPHCNKQSRLLIWTKNSAFDETEHCSNLSTRTCSPWSHSEETRSDNELINVHTEESALIGNEEINCIILPISGTYLEEEILDFLQEDTSRQCDEANVGTVSNPTFAKKSKLESICGIALEQYDAAMFSHDTNQQCDNYSSGIIKDIWTAIGDGDPELSLGGEKPGEDLFSKESSSYHCGCLDVQVKEVGPIQGPLKKAVQHSEYHLWEGKNEEQALLAKNELSKMNASGDYMTPSKPWDVNPEKDNTSFILGGVYGELKTFSGDQDWAVVPPGDARGSLLQCAAAAASGSDVVTIAGTDVFMNTGSCLAPGHKPFWRPLVSFGQSDQATKGGGEGLHKGFSLIFHEDLLGSCAGFQGEEPGLDNPFASFDLNNQFSQVLHVECSFEPEDMSSFSPGFKPKSILSSDSENDAFHPRLYGINQTTQYRAIRISPRTHFRPISASELSPGGGSESEADSEKEEKSVAFLALPDLFDDPQADLKPLEEDAENEGPCYGKSELESGKFLPRLKKSGMEKSAQTSLDSQEGSSTLLPIAEQEICLDCEMAAAAGAATLMASGRMDVPVNQIQKEESCREKEACKCAAAGQCPTYGKTYDFIEDLHEFPLLNISGQGGTGSQQDECWWQNTLCSPLFPGSQCTGSSNI; encoded by the exons AACTCTGGAATTGAGAGCCTGGTCGAGGAGCTTTGCTCCAAACTCAAGGACATCCAAAACAAACAGAAAG AAGAAAAACCGCTCAACAAATCTTATGGATCTCAGTCTCCTGAACAAGTTGAGTCCTCTTCCTCAAAGGACCAAGtggaaat GTATTACGAAGCCTTTCCTCCTTTGTCAGAGGGATCTGTTTGTCTCCAAGAGATCATGACGGTGTGGAACAAAGCTAAAGCCAGCGCTTACTCTGGATCATCATCCTCTGCAGCCCCGCAGACCAGCACTGACACCTCCTCCCCAAAAGATTGCAACAGCGATGGTGAAGCTGCTAATGAGAGAACCCCTGAGGCATGCTGCACTACCACTAACCCAACCAGCGAGAGAGCCCAACAGCGACGCAgcaagaaggagaaagagaaccGATACCATGGTGGCGCAACAGCGGAGGACCGAGCTGCCTTTCACAGCAAGAGGCAGGCGAGGCACAGGTCAGAGGGCAAGTATCGGCCTCGCTCCTGGTCCTCTGGCTCTAGTGAGGCTGGCTCGAGCTCCAGCGGGAACCCAGGCGATTCCAAAATCTCCAGCAGGAAAGCAGTCAGAATCAGGCACAAGTCCAAGGAGGCGGGCAGCAGGAGTAAGAGGGGGCGCAACAGAGGACAAGTGAAACTGGCTCTGCAGGCCATTGACAAAGAGGGGCGCAGGAATGCtggaggcagcagcagcagcaccactGGAGGCCCTGCAAGGCAAACACAGCTCTACAAAAAGGGGAACAGGCCGCTGAAGGAGATTCGAAAATATCCAGGTTGGGGGGAGGCAAAGGAGTCCGGAGCTGAGGCCAGCAACAAAAAGGAGTACATGGAAGAGCCCCTGTGGTACACAGAGCCCATCACAGAGTATTTTGTACCTTTCAGTAGCAGAAAGAGCAAACTGGAAACAAAGTACCGGAGTAAGGTGGACTCTCCAGACGACTCGACTATGTCCGCCAACTTTGAAGGGCTGTCTGAGAGAATGCAAGGCATCTACATTGCCAACGCAAGCTTCCAGAGGGCGTATCTGGCAGCGGGAACCTTTGTGGATGGGCACTTTGTTGAGGTGCCAGGCGACTCGAATGAGGAGGCTAACGACCTCAATGGGACCTCAAGCTTCCCTCCGCCTGAGGATAGTAGAGATTTAGATGATGACCATCTGTCTGAATTCACTCACTTCTATGAAGTTGATATTTATCAATCCATATTGGATCCTAGTGCCTCAGACTCAGTACAAGAGAGTCGGATCTTGAGCATGATTCGACAGAAGAGCGAAGAACAAAGAGACTTTGAGACAGAATGTTGTTTAGTGTTAGATGGCCTTGAGCTGCAAGGGGAAAGTGCAATAAGGGTGGGCTGTCTGGATGCTTTGGGAGATGATGGGTTCCTCATGCAGGATTTGGAAAACATGGCTCAGGTCTGGGGATGTTATTCATCCTCTAGCTCTGAAGATAAAGATGGAGAAAGCTTTGCAGGGGACTCTCCCGTTCAGCTCTCCCCCGCTTTGGACGGTGTTACATTCACCATCAGCACGCTGCCTGGAAACCTGGAGGAGCCTCATCTCCCAGAAGCCACGAGCGAAGCGTCTGGTCTGAACAACTCGTGCTTGTCTCTTTTTGAGCTGCAGTACGATAGCCCCACTCTTTCTTTTCCCTGCGACTCACTCACCGTTGGTCAAGAAAACAACACAGATTCAAGTAGCTGTCTAGAACCACATTGTAACAAGCAGTCTCGTTTGCTAATTTGGACCAAAAATAGTGCCTTCGATGAAACTGAACATTGTTCAAACCTTTCGACCCGAACCTGCAGTCCATGGTCGCATTCGGAAGAGACGCGTTCAGACAATGAGCTAATAAACGTTCATACAGAGGAGTCTGCTCTAATTGGCAATGAAGAGATTAATTGTATAATCCTCCCCATCTCTGGTACATACCTAGAGGAAGAAATCCTGGACTTTTTACAAGAAGACACCAGTCGTCAGTGCGATGAGGCCAATGTAGGCACAGTGTCCAATCCGACCTTCGCAAAGAAATCTAAATTGGAGTCCATTTGTGGAATAGCGTTAGAACAGTACGACGCTGCCATGTTTTCGCATGACACAAACCAACAGTGTGACAACTACAGCTCAGGGATAATAAAGGACATTTGGACAGCTATCGGAGATGGAGATCCTGAACTATCACTAGGAGGAGAGAAGCCAGGCGAGGACTTGTTCTCCAAAGAGTCGAGCAGCTACCACTGCGGTTGTCTTGACGTGCAGGTTAAGGAAGTTGGTCCCATCCAGGGGCCTCTGAAGAAGGCAGTGCAGCACTCTGAGTACCACCTGTGGGAAGGCAAGAATGAAGAGCAGGCCCTCCTGGCCAAAAATGAACTCTCGAAGATGAATGCTTCCGGGGATTACATGACGCCGTCCAAGCCCTGGGACGTGAACCCTGAGAAAGACAACACTTCGTTCATCCTGGGAGGAGTGTACGGAGAGCTGAAGACATTCAGTGGTGATCAGGACTGGGCCGTGGTGCCGCCTGGCGACGCGAGAGGCAGCCTGCTACAGTGTGCCGCTGCTGCCGCCTCTGGCTCAGACGTGGTGACCATTGCTGGTACAGACGTGTTCATGAATACGGGAAGCTGCCTTGCCCCTGGCCATAAGCCCTTCTGGAGGCCCCTGGTCTCCTTCGGGCAGAGCGACCAGGCTACTAAAGGAGGTGGGGAAGGTTTGCATAAGGGATTTTCTTTAATCTTCCATGAAGATTTACTCGGATCCTGTGCAGGCTTCCAAGGCGAGGAGCCAGGGCTCGACAACCCGTTTGCATCCTTCGATCTGAACAATCAGTTCTCTCAAGTCCTCCACGTAGAGTGCTCCTTCGAGCCTGAGGACATGTCTTCGTTCAGCCCGGGGTTCAAGCCCAAGTCTATATTGTCCTCGGACTCTGAGAACGACGCTTTCCACCCACGGCTATACGGCATCAACCAGACCACCCAGTACAGGGCCATCCGCATCTCCCCCAGGACTCACTTTCGACCCATATCCGCCTCAGAGCTGTCGCCCGGTGGAGGGAGCGAGTCGGAGGCTGATTCCGAGAAAGAAGAGAAGAGTGTTGCATTCCTGGCCCTGCCAGATCTCTTCGATGACCCTCAGGCCGACCTCAAGCCGCTGGAGGAGGACGCAGAAAATGAGGGCCCCTGCTACGGGAAGTCAGAACTGGAATCTGGTAAATTCCTGCCCAGATTAAAGAAGTCTGGCATGGAGAAGAGTGCCCAGACCTCACTGGATTCTCAGGAGGGCTCCAGCACCCTTCTGCCAATCGCTGAGCAAGAGATCTGCTTAGACTGCGAAATGGCGGCCGCAGCAGGAGCAGCAACATTGATGGCAAGCGGACGGATGGACGTCCCAGTCAATCAGATTCAGAAGGAAGAATCTTGCAGAGAGAAGGAAGCCTGCAAATGTGCAGCAGCTGGTCAGTGTCCCACATATGGGAAAACCTATGACTTCATTGAAGATTTGCATGAG TTCCCTCTATTAAATATTAGTGGACAGGGAGGAACTGGCAGCCAGCAAGATGAGTGCTGGTGGCAGAACACACTCTGTTCCCCCCTTTTCCCCGGATCTCAGTGTACAG GGAGCAGCAACATCTGA